The following coding sequences lie in one Mus musculus strain C57BL/6J chromosome 11, GRCm38.p6 C57BL/6J genomic window:
- the Sppl2c gene encoding signal peptide peptidase-like 2C isoform b precursor (isoform b precursor is encoded by transcript variant 2): MACLGSLHPLGSLLLLFLLLLLSPEARGEYGLVRVVSKNWSKDYCVLYSSDYVNLPRDLHHAPLLSLHDGTKTPWCPDEDSFHQAQDSSPRQRPLHQTTTMVTRGNCSFYAKGWLAQDQGAQGLLIVSRARNQQCSDTISKPQDPSKPWPALTIPVAVLRYTDMLDIVSHTYGDTDVRVAMFAPLEPVTDYNMAIIFILAVGTVAAGGYWAGLMEANKLQRRQAQRGGGLGGHNQQQTVAAERSQRAWEDDDFEDAPMDFTPAMTGAVVTMSCSIMILLYFFYDCFVYVMIGIFSLGASTGLYSCLAPILCHLPLWRYQWVLPGQRVSVTWPLLLLAGLCAMVTVLWVIHRNEDHWAWLLQDTLGVAYCLFVLRRVRLPTFKNCTLFLLALLAFDVFFVFITPLFTKTGESIMVEVASGPADSSSHERLPMVLKVPRLSFSALTLCNQPFSILGFGDIVVPGFLVAYCHRFDMQVQSRQVYYMACTVAYAVGLLVTFVAMILMQMGQPALLYLVSSTLLTSLAVATCRQEFTLFWTGQGRAKIPAEPVAQPCIASAVGSKMKLEDAKDSRTTNRMPEEDFV, from the coding sequence ATGGCATGCCTGGGTTCCCTCCACCCCTTGGgctcactcctcctcctcttcctcctcctcctcctcagccccgAGGCCCGGGGAGAATACGGCCTGGTCCGAGTCGTGTCAAAGAACTGGAGCAAGGACTACTGTGTCCTGTACAGCTCTGACTACGTCAACCTCCCCCGGGACCTGCACCATGCCCCACTTCTGTCCCTGCATGATGGCACCAAGACACCCTGGTGTCCAGATGAAGACTCTTTCCACCAGGCCCAGGACAGTTCCCCTAGACAGCGACCCCTGCACCAGACTACTACCATGGTCACGCGTGGCAACTGTAGCTTCTATGCCAAGGGCTGGCTGGCTCAAGATCAAGGCGCCCAGGGGTTGCTCATTGTGAGCCGGGCCAGGAATCAACAGTGTTCAGACACCATCTCAAAGCCCCAGGACCCCAGCAAGCCCTGGCCTGCCCTCACCATCCCAGTGGCCGTGCTCCGCTACACTGACATGTTGGACATTGTCAGCCACACTTACGGTGACACCGATGTCCGAGTAGCCATGTTTGCACCCCTCGAGCCTGTTACTGACTATAACATGGCGATTATCTTCATCTTGGCAGTGGGTACTGTTGCTGCAGGTGGCTACTGGGCTGGTTTGATGGAGGCAAACAAGCTGCAGAGGCGCCAGGCCCAAAGAGGAGGGGGGCTTGGTGGTCACAATCAACAAcaaacagtggcagctgagaggtcCCAAAGGGCCTGGGAAGATGACGACTTTGAAGATGCACCTATGGATTTCACACCAGCCATGACGGGCGCTGTGGTCACCATGTCCTGCTCCATCATGATCCTGCTGTATTTTTTCTATGACTGCTTTGTCTACGTCATGATTGGGATCTTTAGCCTGGGTGCCAGTACCGGCCTCTACAGCTGCCTGGCACCCATACTGTGCCACCTGCCCCTATGGCGATACCAGTGGGTCTTGCCTGGACAACGGGTTTCTGTAACATGGCCATTACTACTGCTGGCAGGCCTGTGTGCCATGGTGACTGTCCTCTGGGTCATCCACCGAAATGAGGACCATTGGGCATGGCTCCTGCAGGACACTTTGGGTGTCGCCTACTGCCTTTTTGTCCTGAGGCGGGTACGGCTGCCCACGTTCAAGAACTGCACTTTGTTCCTGCTGGCCCTACTAGCCTTCGATGTCTTCTTTGTCTTTATCACTCCCCTGTTCACCAAGACTGGTGAGAGCATTATGGTAGAAGTGGCATCAGGTCCAGCAGATTCTTCAAGCCACGAGAGGTTACCAATGGTGCTCAAGGTGCCCCGGCTAAGCTTTTCCGCCTTGACGTTGTGCAACCAGCCCTTCTCCATCCTTGGCTTTGGGGACATTGTTGTCCCTGGCTTCCTAGTGGCCTACTGTCACCGCTTCGACATGCAAGTCCAATCTCGCCAGGTCTACTATATGGCCTGTACAGTGGCCTATGCCGTGGGCCTGCTGGTCACCTTTGTCGCCATGATCCTCATGCAGATGGGCCAGCCTGCCCTGCTCTACTTAGTGTCCAGCACTCTGCTCACCAGCCTTGCTGTGGCCACCTGCCGCCAAGAGTTCACCCTTTTCTGGACTGGCCAGGGCAGAGCCAAGATTCCTGCTGAGCCTGTGGCACAGCCCTGCATTGCCTCTGCTGTGGGCTCCAAGATGAAGCTGGAGGATGCGAAGGATTCCCGTACAACCAACAG
- the Sppl2c gene encoding signal peptide peptidase-like 2C isoform a precursor (isoform a precursor is encoded by transcript variant 1) translates to MACLGSLHPLGSLLLLFLLLLLSPEARGEYGLVRVVSKNWSKDYCVLYSSDYVNLPRDLHHAPLLSLHDGTKTPWCPDEDSFHQAQDSSPRQRPLHQTTTMVTRGNCSFYAKGWLAQDQGAQGLLIVSRARNQQCSDTISKPQDPSKPWPALTIPVAVLRYTDMLDIVSHTYGDTDVRVAMFAPLEPVTDYNMAIIFILAVGTVAAGGYWAGLMEANKLQRRQAQRGGGLGGHNQQQTVAAERSQRAWEDDDFEDAPMDFTPAMTGAVVTMSCSIMILLYFFYDCFVYVMIGIFSLGASTGLYSCLAPILCHLPLWRYQWVLPGQRVSVTWPLLLLAGLCAMVTVLWVIHRNEDHWAWLLQDTLGVAYCLFVLRRVRLPTFKNCTLFLLALLAFDVFFVFITPLFTKTGESIMVEVASGPADSSSHERLPMVLKVPRLSFSALTLCNQPFSILGFGDIVVPGFLVAYCHRFDMQVQSRQVYYMACTVAYAVGLLVTFVAMILMQMGQPALLYLVSSTLLTSLAVATCRQEFTLFWTGQGRAKIPAEPVAQPCIASAVGSKMKLEDAKDSRTTNRFEQAVDGESGDLESSTGDDMAEMVTLSEDEATSPEGHSESSEGWSDTNLDPNELPSGSPMALEAMLIPLIQPIPHPSELGHIRTQSRVHDSSLPWMGLHKRKGLKVKKSMSAQAPL, encoded by the coding sequence ATGGCATGCCTGGGTTCCCTCCACCCCTTGGgctcactcctcctcctcttcctcctcctcctcctcagccccgAGGCCCGGGGAGAATACGGCCTGGTCCGAGTCGTGTCAAAGAACTGGAGCAAGGACTACTGTGTCCTGTACAGCTCTGACTACGTCAACCTCCCCCGGGACCTGCACCATGCCCCACTTCTGTCCCTGCATGATGGCACCAAGACACCCTGGTGTCCAGATGAAGACTCTTTCCACCAGGCCCAGGACAGTTCCCCTAGACAGCGACCCCTGCACCAGACTACTACCATGGTCACGCGTGGCAACTGTAGCTTCTATGCCAAGGGCTGGCTGGCTCAAGATCAAGGCGCCCAGGGGTTGCTCATTGTGAGCCGGGCCAGGAATCAACAGTGTTCAGACACCATCTCAAAGCCCCAGGACCCCAGCAAGCCCTGGCCTGCCCTCACCATCCCAGTGGCCGTGCTCCGCTACACTGACATGTTGGACATTGTCAGCCACACTTACGGTGACACCGATGTCCGAGTAGCCATGTTTGCACCCCTCGAGCCTGTTACTGACTATAACATGGCGATTATCTTCATCTTGGCAGTGGGTACTGTTGCTGCAGGTGGCTACTGGGCTGGTTTGATGGAGGCAAACAAGCTGCAGAGGCGCCAGGCCCAAAGAGGAGGGGGGCTTGGTGGTCACAATCAACAAcaaacagtggcagctgagaggtcCCAAAGGGCCTGGGAAGATGACGACTTTGAAGATGCACCTATGGATTTCACACCAGCCATGACGGGCGCTGTGGTCACCATGTCCTGCTCCATCATGATCCTGCTGTATTTTTTCTATGACTGCTTTGTCTACGTCATGATTGGGATCTTTAGCCTGGGTGCCAGTACCGGCCTCTACAGCTGCCTGGCACCCATACTGTGCCACCTGCCCCTATGGCGATACCAGTGGGTCTTGCCTGGACAACGGGTTTCTGTAACATGGCCATTACTACTGCTGGCAGGCCTGTGTGCCATGGTGACTGTCCTCTGGGTCATCCACCGAAATGAGGACCATTGGGCATGGCTCCTGCAGGACACTTTGGGTGTCGCCTACTGCCTTTTTGTCCTGAGGCGGGTACGGCTGCCCACGTTCAAGAACTGCACTTTGTTCCTGCTGGCCCTACTAGCCTTCGATGTCTTCTTTGTCTTTATCACTCCCCTGTTCACCAAGACTGGTGAGAGCATTATGGTAGAAGTGGCATCAGGTCCAGCAGATTCTTCAAGCCACGAGAGGTTACCAATGGTGCTCAAGGTGCCCCGGCTAAGCTTTTCCGCCTTGACGTTGTGCAACCAGCCCTTCTCCATCCTTGGCTTTGGGGACATTGTTGTCCCTGGCTTCCTAGTGGCCTACTGTCACCGCTTCGACATGCAAGTCCAATCTCGCCAGGTCTACTATATGGCCTGTACAGTGGCCTATGCCGTGGGCCTGCTGGTCACCTTTGTCGCCATGATCCTCATGCAGATGGGCCAGCCTGCCCTGCTCTACTTAGTGTCCAGCACTCTGCTCACCAGCCTTGCTGTGGCCACCTGCCGCCAAGAGTTCACCCTTTTCTGGACTGGCCAGGGCAGAGCCAAGATTCCTGCTGAGCCTGTGGCACAGCCCTGCATTGCCTCTGCTGTGGGCTCCAAGATGAAGCTGGAGGATGCGAAGGATTCCCGTACAACCAACAGGTTTGAGCAGGCCGTTGATGGAGAGTCAGGGGACTTAGAGAGCAGCACTGGGGACGATATGGCAGAGATGGTCACCCTATCTGAGGATGAAGCCACGAGTCCAGAGGGCCACAGCGAGAGTTCTGAGGGCTGGAGTGACACCAACCTGGACCCCAATGAGCTACCCTCTGGCTCCCCCATGGCCCTAGAGGCCATGTTGATCCCACTGATCCAACCAATCCCACACCCCTCCGAGCTGGGCCACATCCGCACTCAATCTCGGGTCCATGATAGCAGCCTGCCCTGGATGGGGTTGCACAAGAGAAAGGGCTTGAAGGTGAAGAAGAGTATGTCAGCCCAGGCTCCCCTATGA